A window of Chelmon rostratus isolate fCheRos1 chromosome 18, fCheRos1.pri, whole genome shotgun sequence genomic DNA:
CCACTgatgatgatcctctgactttgcCTCTAGCGCCcccatgaggttgacatttttgttttttagtggaAATTCTCAACTAGTGTTTAaatggattgccataaaatgtGGTTTGTTCCCTCATGATGAGTTGTAGCAACTTCAATaccattagcctcagctgtgtttagtgctaatcagcaattgttatcatgctaacatgctaaactaaggcAACAAAAATGGTACACGGTATACCCAGTGACAGCTTTTTATAGCATGTAACAGCTGACTAAAACTGAACTTGAACAGACTTCAGCGTCATAAAAGCCacctaaaatgacagaaaccatCTTTTGTAAAACTTTGTTTGATGTGTACggtgattttttttagtttgaccCAAGGGCTAACCCCTTAGCCATCTGCTAACACAAAAGGGGCGGGGTTTATGGCCTATACCACAGCTAGCCACCAGGGGGCGGTCAAGatgttttggcttcacttttgAGGAGCTGTCAAGTCGTCCATCTTTATGTAGTGATTGATTATACCTGcgaaacatcaacatgttagcattgtcattgtaagcgtgttagcatgctaatgttagcatttagcctgaagcaccactgtgcacacacatgagGAAGCTGCTCTGGATCCCCAGAATTTCAGCTGCCGCATCTACATATTTAGTGGTTGCGCAATTGTAATCATTAACTCACTTTCGATGTGAAATGTTTGCGTTAGCTTTCTTCTCTGTATAGACAATTTAGGATGGGTTAATCCATTGATAAACCCTTACTGTGCATATAGACATTTTCTGCTGGCTTCTGCACCGTCCAGCATGAATGTGAATTAGCACGGCGGCTGCATGAAGCTTCTTTGATGTGCTGCCAACGAGCTTTGATATGTACGATCCTTGATATGCATCAGTATGAAAGGATTATCGATTATGCTTTTCACGCCTATGTGTCAGGCAGAATACAAACGTTGGTGCGAGAGAGATGGCTGAATCATGGCATACTGTTCAAAAGCAAGGTTTGTTTAAAAAGAGGTTTCGTCATTGTggattttgctttatttgtccTGTTAAAACGGAaacgtgtttttctttttagagaGCAAGTTTACAGGGACTGATTTTACAACACAagttcactgaaaacacaccagaACACCATAATTATGACTCTCTTGTGACCAGTTTTGGACTCTGGCTCTGAATGTGTTCATGCTCGCAGTGGTTTGGATGATAAGCTGCACTGTATTTCCTCCACCACTTCAGTTTGATGAGGTTTTAAAGCTctgtttggcaaaaaaaaacacactaaaatataaaatgacagTCATTTtccaggttttgtttttttcagtcatttacacAGAGGCTGCACAAAGCTGGGAAAGTTTCTTTACGGTACTTGCCAGGCTGGAATTGAAGCCATCGCAGTGATTTGTCTTGTATTTGTGGAGAAAGATGCTGACAGTCTGGTAGCTCGGCCGGTCGATGATAACGAGCAAAGGAAGCAATCAAGAGTTTGttactttattgatttttctggCTGATTTAAGACACACTGACTTGTTGTTTAGTGAATTAAATGCCTCAATGTGTTTCTTTATTCCAAACAGGCAGGTTGATGCACCTCTACGCCATCTGCGTGGACTGCTTAGAAGGCGTCCACAAGATCGTCTGCATCAAGTGCAAGTCACGCTGGGACGGGAGCTGGCACCAGCTGGGCACCATGTACACCTACGATATACTGGCTGCTTCGCCCTGCTGCCAGGTAGAAACCCTTAATAACAGTGCATCAGATGTGTATGTGAGAGACGATCACCCACCTCTGCAGTAGCCCTCAGCTCTGGGGGCTCGtggtgtctttcagctcattgctttcCTGCCCAAAAAAGGTCAAATAAAGCTGCtgtatgcagacagacacagttagcaactagctggtgagcatcgcactgcatttagcagctaaagagacagatgttCAGGAGACACTTGAGtaaaggtcctgcattcaaCACCCAGATAAATGTTTCtgaattcatgtttttgctgcattaatgtggatgctgcatgttactgctgcagatgtttaaggttgagctcattttgaactacTTTACgtactgttggctagtttaatctGCAGCCGTGCATCAGATTCTATATGATCATTATATGCTTGTCgcgtcctgtgagaaccacgcatctccaaaaacatttcatgaggaaaaacagcagttttcagcAGTGTGATGATGCATGATCCAGATAATCTAAGATGGGTTTCTAAATAGTTATTTATCTTAAGATATGCattcttttaaatctttttttttacctatattttattatgtcatactttttatttttattacttttactatCATTATCAGGTGggtgttttttagtttttatgtccattctgtctttcctatgtaaagcactcactCAGTGCATGTGATTTCGTTCTTGAAAAACACTTTCCTGTAtaaaaggtgctatacaaaaaaaaagtttattataaAGAAGGAGGAGAGTTTTCACCGTATCCTTTAGTTtatcacacacattcaaattcaTATTATACCAgatttggagatacgtggttttcactggacaggaagggtgtgaaaaattgtaatctgagAAGTAACGAGTAACTAAAGCCGGCAGACAAATGAGTAAAAAGTACACTAGAGATGTAGTGGAGTTGAAAAAAAACGAGTCAAAgctgtacttaagtgcagtacttgagtaattgtacttagttacattccatcactgcCATCACGGCAGCAGGCTCTGACTGACTTGCGTCCCCTGTGTGTCCTCAGGCTCGTCTCAACTGCAAACACTGCGGGAAGCCGGTGGTGGACGTTCGAGTCGGGATGCAGTATTTCTCCGAGTACAGCAACGTCCAGCAGTGCCCTCACTGCGGCAACCTGGACTATCACTTCGTTAAACCTTTCTCCTCCTACAAAGTACTCGAGGCTTATTGACAAATGCTCTTCATGCATGCTAGTTAAGCTGCgtttgttccatttttttttctaacaagttttttttttttgggcctTAAGatggttttatgttttaaagttctctctgatttctttttttatgtatagGAAAAGTATGACtctagtttaaaaaaaaaaaagttccaagACAGTATCTCTGCTGTTTAGAAAAAAGGTGTTTGATAAAAGTGTGGACGTGACACTTGGGTCaagcaaacacatttatctgTGACAAGTGAATGTATCCGTACGCcaaatttgcttttattttttaccaaaaAACATAAAGGTGAATCTCgaataaagcagagaaagatATGCGCTGGTGTCGGTTTCATATCTGCATCCCATCTTTCCCGCACGTTGTTGACGAGTAACCAGCTCTTCCACACAAAGTCACCATCAGGCTCAAATGCATCTAAGCACAAACATCTGGTTCACATACAGATGTGTTATATACGTGTGTATATATGAGACTATAACATTGTGTGACTTTATTCTATGTGATGAAACGTGTCTGCATTTATTTACAGAGCACATTTAGAAACGCTGACCCTGTAGAAAATGTGAATCGTGTTCTTCAGATTCGCCGGATCTCGCCTCAGTTTATGGGAGATCCATAAACATCTTTAACACCTCACTACCAAACTCTGTGTTGGTCTTCACCTTTAATCGATCACCAATTTGCATTTTAaggtttgcatgttttgtttattgaaGTATTTTTTCGGACAATTTTGCGGACAGAGGACAGGAGACGTCGGAGAGAGATGCAACAAAGCGGGAACATTGTGGATCTTGGTCGCTTCCGTTTCCCTCGAGCAGGTCACAGCTCCctaaaatctgaattttaattGTAAGTGCACATCAACATTCACATCTATTGCATGTCTGCTCGCCCTGGCAGAGAgatccctcctctgtcaccCCTCCTGAGGTTTTTTCCCAGGTTTTTTCAGGGCAGTTCTTATCTGGATCAAGGGTCTAAGGACAGAGTGTCTGCACTGTATGAGTACACACTGTGATTTGCGATACTAGCCTATATTTTGTAAAGACACCTGGGATGCCCCGTAGCTTCGGGGTTAAGACACCTGGCTAGCCAGTTATTTAGCTGATGATTGGCTGTGATGTTGTCCAGTGCAGATATATTAGAACTGAAACAGTTGAAGTTAAACTCAAGCCTAACTTCAGGCCCTATTCATTCATTCGTATACATGAGCGTTTTGGAAACCAGTGCAGCTCTGCCACCTTGGCACATAAAGACGAAACGTTCAGAGGTCTAGCGGCCAATGGTCCTGTTTGCCGGATGCACCATTATTACACACTCAGCGCCTGATAAAGGAATTTACACCAAAGCTGTGACATTCAAGCACAGACTTttgttgtgaaaatgttttattcctCCAGCTCACGGCTGTGTGGGCCCTTCTGTTGTGTCCGCGACGCCGACACTTTTGTTCCGAGCGGCTCTTGAACTGGAATCTGCAGCCTTGttcttgtctctctgtgactGTTCCTTCGCTGAAGGCAGGCGGAGGATGCACATGGCTGCTTGACCGTCACGTATGGCTTTCGGCTTGGAGACGAATCCCACCGTCACCTCGATCTGCTGCACCATCTGCTCCAGAGTCGTTTCCTGCggaaaacacaaatgtttagGTTGGATGTGTGTACGGTAAAAGGCAACGGTGCTGTTTGACCATGCTGGTGGCATGTAGTCACAAATTTCACCCACTGAATGTAACAAAACATGTTACACAGCATGAAACCTAGCATAATAATGCAGCTATTTAAATGGTGGTTCACTCCACAGCAGAGCCTGTGTGATACTGGAGGCCAATACTGATGCTGGTGATGCTGAAAATAATCAGATAACCACATAGAGGCTGATAGTTGGAAGTATTTTTGATAAGGATCCCTCATATTTGGTTACTTacgttgtttgttgtttggcaGATCTAAACCTGTGATATTTGTGACAACGCTCTCCCTCCAGGAGGCTGGTGGGCGGAGTCAAGATGCAGCTCACCTGATATACAAGAGCCAGCTGCTCTCTCCTCTGGCTTCCACCAGtgtggttttgttgtgttttgtttgtctttatcctaatttcctttttgttatggaaaaaaaaatatttatagtTACGGCTCTTTTATATTCTCCCCAGCCATTGTGATGGCCATGCAAATATTTCCTTTGGGGATTCACATCTCTAACGCACACAGGTACGCTATTGTGAACCTGTTTCGGGTGCAGTGGAAGGCCAGAAAGCCTGGAACAGACAGTATGATGGACAGCATGGCATCATATAAATAACTCTAGGGACAGACGcactaaaaaatatttttacaataCTACCAATGTTGATGATCCTGAACCTTTGATTGCTATAATCATCTTCCCGTGAGAGGCACGTCATTGTAGCCTTTATAATGTTAGTAGCACGCAGGCTAATTCTGCTTAACTGCATGTCAAACTGGGGAAACTCAagtttaaactttatttatactgAATGATTTTATACTGAAGCAACTTTAACTGCTTCTGtcatttttgctcttttaatgcaaaaatgctgtttacacGACTTAAATTTGTGAGCGTTACGTGCACCTGTGGTCTAGGACTTCAGGTGCTGAACCAATCGTTTCCTGCCATCTCCCTGCTGTCCCCATCTTATAGAGGGAAAAAATGTGAGCGTTCTTCCTCACCAGGTCGACTTCAGGTGCGCCGCGTCCTTTCCTTAAAGTGATTCTAATGTGGTGCTTCTTCTCCAGCCAGCTCTCCACTTGTTTCAGCTTGGTGCTGAGGTCGTGAGCTGCGATGTCGGCTGAAAAGGTGAGCTCTTTCACCTGCACAGGGGCTGTGGAGGGAATACAATCAGGCCCATTAGATATGATGTGCTTCACATACTGTGGGTTTATAAGATCTGTTGGATGTTACTGAGATGGAAGTGGTTTCAAGGTAATGAACTACTTCACAGAGAAACGGGGCCTTTGTTTTAAGAAACATCTTGACTCGATTCCAGTTCCAGAAAGCATTTAATTTACGGGAAAATTTGCCAATTTTCAACCAGATTTGCATCATTACAAGGTGGGATGTACATGCAAATATTAATCTTCCCTCCATGTCTCCTGCACCCGGAGCTTCCTGCTCATTTCACATGATCTGGTGGACTTTTGCCAGCTGTAGACGAGCCAAAACCAAGCACTGCCCAACATGCAAATGCCACCCACCAGTGGGAGGGTTGTGTTCTTGTGCATTCTGGTTGTTGAAGGCTTTCTTCCTTAAGAGCAAAAGGGAATACCACAgccctttttctgttttctacagTCATGTAGCACCAAATTCAAAAGTATCTGCACctttttactgcacagaaaGCACAGTTTTACAAAAAGACCATCAGAAATATCCCTTTAATACCTCTAACAGCTCTGGGTCAAAGGTAgtttttcaaagaaaaatctatacagtcaacacaacaacagaagTTTGCAGACCATAGTTTACAGACCAAAACTGGGGTCTCCAAATTGTAAACAGCTCACGATCTGTttatgtttactgacagcaggaAAAATTAGTGGAACATTCATCATCAGACACAAAGATTTTAAAACTGTGGTTCCCAGTGTTTTTAGCCTGTAACCCTTTGAATTCAAAAGTAAGTCAACCTGTGACCCCAAAGCTGACATGTTTCTATGAGCATTTCAAGCAAAAAGTGATTTTATGAACTCATATTGCTGAATGCGAATAGTCTGTAGAGCCCCAGAATGGTAAAACTTCCTGGCATTGAACAAGTAAAGAGATATGAGAGATATAGTTTCAGAAATATGTGTCAGAAATATGTTCTTTCCACTGTGTTAAACTAAGATCTGAAGCAGGTCCCTTCCAGATACACATAcctgcttttgctttttgcttctCCCACAGTTTCATCTGCTCTTCAAAGACTTGTTTGCCGGTCATCAGCTGGTAGACGGGGGGATCTTTGTGCTCATCAACCAGCACCAATTTGAGACCCTTCTCATCCATGATTCTGATCACATCTGCACGGTGCATGGTGCCCAGGCTCTCGCCTGCGTCACCTATCACGTGTATGTGACGCTGCGGGATCTTACGGCCGACGGAGCCGATTCTGGCTTTGGAatcctgcttttttttcttcggTGCAGGAGGCTGCTCTGTGTCGTCGACAGCGGTGGAGAATGGAGACCATCTCCAGGAGGAAGCAATGATGTTAGATCTTTCACTGCATATGGTAAATCTTGACGCTGGTGTCCAGTAGCCAGGGCTGCCACCACACACAGCTCTCACTGCACGGCTCAGCACCCACCTCACGCAACCTGCAGACATGTCCTAGATAAGAACAGAGGGAACAATTGAGCTTAATCAATGTAATCAATTGAGTAATTGcttacaaaatgtttttaatattttacatttaattttatcATGATCTGAAAACTTTTTCTTAAAATGCCTGCCGCATATGACAGATGAATGTAGACATAATGCATGCTGTATTTCCATCCAAGGCATTTGAAACAGCTCTGTTTCAGCTAAATGCTTACCATCAATGTGCAGGAGTGCTGTGCTTCTAATTTGTTAGATTTGCATCTGATAAAATGTGTTGACACATACAGTCAGTACCATGCACTGGCTTGCTTTCTCAATAATTTCTCTTGCCTCTGTAGCTAATGGGAGTAGTGTCATGTGAGCCAATGTGTGCTGGACACCTTTGGGTGttgaacattttaataaaaacatattcatTCAGTCGTTTAGTTCCTGTCTGACAGGCTAGGCAGACCTGGTAtcacaaaaaatatttatttgatgcttaagtctgtttcatctctgtATTGTTAGTAGCATCACGTTTGGCACACGCCAGCCCAGCCTCCATTGAAACATCGTCCAATTAAAGTTCGCCGTATTCATTTGCCACTGCACACACCCCACATTGATAAGCGCCTGCAGTGTTACAACATTATGGTCGTGACCACTACAAGCAAACAGCCGAACTTACCAGCAACCTTAATAACTCACAAAAAGCATTTCAGAAAATGCATCGTATCGCAGTGGGTGTGGAATAACACTAAATTGTAAGGTTTTTGAAGGGAATCTGGACTTGTCCGAAACAGCCGTGTACAGTCGTCTTGGCGGAGTTTGGCACATGCTTAACGTTATGGAAATAATGCAAATTTAATTATTAAACTCTCGGTGTAATTGGCGCTAAGTCAACCATGTCCAGTTAACGTTGCACACAAGCTGTGAGTCCCTGTGtttaaaacatcagtgcagGCAAAATGGTTCAAGAAGTAATAAACACAACTCTCGCCAGTAAGTAAATCCCTTAAACATTTCTTCTATTGTTGTGCTGTTTACTCACTGTGGATCAATGTCGTTTATTCATGCTCTCTGTTGCAGGGTGACAGCTGCGTCTCCTTCCGctatattcttcttcttttgattTCAGTCTCAATAGACGCAAAGAACTCACAGTGCTGCCCCCCTCAGGACAAAGCAGGACACGTCGTTACCCAATTAAAGGGTCGGAAATGaccatatttcccaaaatgtcagactttcCCTTTAAATATGGATCAACTTGAGGTTACTTCTACCTGAGCGCAGGATGGCGTcatattacttttttaaatcGGTTACAAAGAAAtatgactttgttttgtttttcttagctAATTTAAGAAAGTGAGAATTTAAATGATCACAtgtcagctgtttctgcagtaaaatgagCAGTCTGATGAAGAACAGCGTGCAGAAAATGAGTGTAGCCtatgaaatacacacagtgagTCATGCCAACAACAAATCCCACAgggaaactgcattttaaaatagcTTAAAAGTAATGTTTCTATCTGACACTTGATGTTATAAACAGCTAGATTTTATCAGGAAAACTGTGAGTCCCTGTGTTAAAAACATCAACGCAGGCAAAAATGGTCAAGGAGtaataaacacaaagcatatGAGACCAAAGGTTTTCCAAGATGTAATGACAACTCGTTCACTCTAAACTCTGAACAACTGGacttcacttcctctgtgctcGTGTACTTGGTCTGTTTCTCATTTTATCTGCCTTATCTGgctttatgttttcttttggaAAGCTTTCTGTAGCATTGTTAAGACAAATGCAAAGCaatttggatgtttttgatCTGTTGGATGTCTGTAGTTGATTTAAATCTTTTGCTGACAGAATTTGATGTGTAAGAAGTCTTAATATGTTAATTACTTTTTGGGACCCAATCAGTGTTTTGACATCTGTTTAGTTTAGTTAGGTGTAATAAGAATAAATTAAATTTTATggactgtatatattttttaaaatccatcCAAATACAATTCAAATTGACCAGCAACTGTGTAAATAAAGGtcaaatttagatttaaaataGTCATCATTGTTTGTACTTTCCTCTTGAATATTTACttcttattaaaaaaatattagaaaaaagtAGTCAGGAGAGCACAAACGAGCATATATCATGAACAAAAACCATTCTGTTGCATCATCACTGGATATTCATCCAGGCATATGTTATCTAAATCATACTGCTTATAGGAGAGTGGCACAAGAATTCATGCATGATGATATTTTCAGGAACTGTGAATTTGCAAAGCAAAATTTCAGAAGCGGGCAGCTATGCAAAGTCAGCGTGACAACTTATTCATCCTTCAACAGGTTCACTCTTACTGCTTATGTTCAGCTCTTTGATGCTGCTTCTGCCAAGAGACGGGCAAGAATTAAAATATGTGGGTAATTTATGACTGAGAATAACAGAAAAAGTACTCAGGAGCAATACTTTTTAATGATCAACTGCAGCGGTGACTGGATCACACATCCTGTCGGAGACTTAAAGCCATCAGAACAGAACATGAACTGGAGGACGTGGGTTTTGTTCGTGGGCCTTCTGTGGATTTGTAAGTAGACACGATCTCCAAGTACTAAATCCTGATAGGAATCTTTGTATCCCTGTTGAATTTGACGCCTGTATATGACATTATATCATTCTCTTAAGGGATTACATTTTTGATTCTGAATATAGAACTGGAACAGTCTTAGGATCTGTTATGGTTATCATATTGCGTTATGAGTATGTATCTGTTGAGCTCATTATCTGATTTGATTGTGTTTATTACAGCTACAGGAAAGAGTCATCCGTGGTGTCAAGATAAAACTTCTGGGAAACTCAAGAAATGTTTGACCAGCGGTAACAAACCATTTGTTGTTCCTGACAAGTTCAATGCcgtcatcaaaacaccaaagcaGTGGACTTCAGGTGAGTCAAAActataataaacattttgagTACAGAGGTTGTTTATTTAATCACAAACTATGGGAAACTATAAGAAGAGTAACTGCTGTAAAATACAGTGTGAAAGCATGCAAGAGATATAAGAATACTTTGAAATTACTACCTGACATAAAGACGACGGCATTTTTTACCTCTCAGCAGCAAAAGGTTGTATAGTATTTCTGCAGAATGGCACAACAGGACGACGTGAGTACAACCTGCTTGTTATACTCActgaaaactgcattttcaaaaacatttagtGATCATcaacatttcaataaaataaaaatggatttcTGGTTTGAATCAACAGAGACTTTGCAGAGCGAGTGGCCACAAATGGAGACAAAGGATGCTGCTTCCCTACTGCACATTTCCAAAAGTCATATAAAGACGAACGTTCATCTGTATGTTCTGCAGGGGAAGAAGTGCAACACTGTTGTATCTAACCTCACAGGTGATACATAactaatgtcatttttcaatgtttGAGCATCACAAAATTCCATTTACTGTAGTTATTATCCAGTGTAGCAGAGCAGATGAAAGGAAAATGCTAAAGATGTctgcttgtttgtctgtgtgtgtacgtgtattactcacgttgtggggacatacatGGGTGTACgtagtcacattgtggggactcgccttccttatgggaaCGAAATGCATAAATCTTTTTCAGGGTGAAGAGTTGGATTAAGGCTAGATTAAGGTTAGGTTTATCTTCAcattagggttagggttagggaagCAGTGGCTGTGGTCAGGGTTCGGATAAGTCTTCACAACGTGAATGTAAGTCTACATAATGTCCCCAGATGTGATAGAAACAcaactgtctgtgtgagtgtgtacttTGGCTGACCTGGccctttaaaaataaaaagaagaaaaacagtttttctttaaagatGCAAACATACAACTGaccatttgtttatttgttttgctaaTATAAATTTTTCATATAATCCAGGTTCAACATGTGAAAAAGATCTCATCACAGGTAAGCACGTTTCTTTTACAGCTCAGTCTTTGAAAAtcaaatgataaaaacagagcTAATCAAATATAATTACACTTACACTTAACTTAGAATTTGGAAATATGCAATGGTTAAGTCTCATTAAGTTAATTGAATAATTTAGAATTTACTACCTCTTGTAGAGTCAGCCTTATATTCACCAGTTTAATAATATCAAAGACCTTGTTACATAGTTGTAGCTGTTTAGTTTCTGAAGCATGCCTCTCTAGCTTGGTCCTGGTTGGCTAATATTTGTTCTTTGTGGTGGGTGGGTGTTAAATTCTGACAGGATTTTCAGAAAAAGAACATTGCTGGATTGCATGCTTGCATACAAAATCCATATGTGAAGAATCTACTTATGATCACAACTACTGCAACCAAATGGGTGAGTTCTCTTTCTGgcttttgctgttgttgttgttgctatggACCATGCTATGGACACCGGCTTTAAGTGGTTATACACAATATTTGACCTTACAAATGTTTGCTCTAGTGAATGGAAGTGCATTTCAAGTTGTAAAAAATGCTAGCTTGAGATAAAACTAGATGTTCCTTCCTTGCAGTTCCACTGGTGATGAACAAGTACATCATCAACataacagcaacaaagacaGGCTGTTTGAACTGTGATAATCCAGTGAAAAAGCCTGAGGCAAAACTAGATCTTGCTTATTTGAATGGAGGCTTTGAAAAGGGAGAAGAAGTCCGTCCTGCCCAAGCTGCGTAAGACATACTCCATGAATTTattaaaggaagagtttgaaACTGTGCGAGATTAActgtgtagttttttttttttatgaagaaatgaaataagCTACACTGAACTTTGCTTAGTCGTTTTCTTGGagataagaagattgataccacaaCTGCAGGGCTTAAATATTCTTCCATCTGTCAACAGTGAAGTCATGACCAAAATGTCAGACCTTGCCACCTCCATCAATGtgtcttcagctgcagtgaCTATAGGAGGAGGAGTCACCGGTATCTTAGTGAAAGAAACGGATCCTGCAGACGTACAAGAAGTCTCCTTTGCATATGGATCTTCAAATGAGAGCATCAACGTGGGTGCTTCACTTTAATTTGACCTTCATGCATGTGCTACATCAACAGACCAGTcgctaattagcagtaaacacaggGTGCAGCTGTTGCTTATGGGAATGTTGTGAgtgttgcaggtatttggtcataaaaaGT
This region includes:
- the mtif3 gene encoding translation initiation factor IF-3, mitochondrial produces the protein MSAGCVRWVLSRAVRAVCGGSPGYWTPASRFTICSERSNIIASSWRWSPFSTAVDDTEQPPAPKKKKQDSKARIGSVGRKIPQRHIHVIGDAGESLGTMHRADVIRIMDEKGLKLVLVDEHKDPPVYQLMTGKQVFEEQMKLWEKQKAKAAPVQVKELTFSADIAAHDLSTKLKQVESWLEKKHHIRITLRKGRGAPEVDLETTLEQMVQQIEVTVGFVSKPKAIRDGQAAMCILRLPSAKEQSQRDKNKAADSSSRAARNKSVGVADTTEGPTQP